The Kryptolebias marmoratus isolate JLee-2015 unplaced genomic scaffold, ASM164957v2 Scaffold165, whole genome shotgun sequence genome segment TGTACACTGGGTTGGAGAGCTAACAGGACAAAATGGATCCCTGCCAACTGAAAACATCTCCAGTCTTAGAAATGTcacagcggttcatgcaaaGGTTATTTAATGAACCTTTCCACCACCGTCAGGTTCATATTCTACAGTTACTGTCTGAaataatattcctgcaggaagggGCCAGGCAGCCATTAGGGCTTAGAAATAACAGCTGAATTTGTTTGAACTGTGTGAAGCCAATAAGGTTATAAACAGAGTTCTGTTGAACGGCTGTGAAGACTCAGACTGGAGGTGTTGTGCCTCCTGCCTGCAGCCGAGGTGAGTCCATCTGTCATCAAACTGGTCCCAGTTTCTGTGAAGAAAGCCTCTCAGACAGATGGTGTTCACTGAAACGAAGGAGAATCTTCAGGTTTCAGGTTTTCTTCCTTTCACTCAGAGTGGGGCTGGAGGAGAAACTCCCTCAGGGTCCAGGACGTCTGGCCTGTGGGCGCTCCTCATGTGAGTCATCAGGTTGCTGTTCTGACTGAATCTTTTCCCACACATTTTACAGGAGTACGGTTTTTCCCCCGTGTGAGTTCTGATGTGATGCAGCAGGCTGGTGCTGGACCTGAAACTCTTCCCACACAGGTTGCAGGAGTACGGCTTCTCTCCGGTGTGAGTCCTCATGTGAACGGTTAGAGCCCCCCTCTGAACAAAGCGCTTCCCACACTCGCCACAGCCGTATGGCTTCTCGCCCGTGTGGGTCCTCATGTGATCCGTCACACTGTTGCTCTGACTGAAACTTTTATGACAAATGTTGCAGGAAAACGGTTTCTCACCCGTGTGAGTTCTCATGTGACGCAACAAATGGCTGTTCAGTCCAAACCTGTCCCCGCAGATCTGGCAGGAGTAGGGTCTCTCCCCCGTGTGGGTGATCATGTGACGCATCAAGCTGTCGCGCCGCCGGAAACCTTTCAGGCAGGTTCCACAGGAGAACGGTCTCTCTGCTCCGTGAGTGTTTTGGTGAAAATTCAGCAACGACAACTCCAAGAAGACTTTTCCACAAGTGTTGCAAACATACGGTTTGGTTTCTTCTGGTTCTTCTTTTAAAGGAGACGAAGCAGAGAAGAGCCCGGTGCTGGTTGGTTCTGATCCGCTGCTGTCACTCTCCTCATAATTCACAGTTACCGTCAAAATCTCAGCTTCCTGCTTCAGAagcagctgctcctcatccTGACTGCTGCacacttcctcctcttcctctttaatctgtggaggttctggttcttccCGATCCGTCTGGTCCAAACTGGACTTCCTGTCCCAGTCCCAGAGCTGCTGGTTGATCAGAACCGGGTCCTCCTCAGCGTCCCGTCGCTGCGAGGggtctgagaaaaacaaagtgagccAGAAGCAGATTATTATTCTGCCCTGATGAAAACtaccattcattcattcattcattcattcattcattcattcattcattcattcattcattcgttcatccatccattcattcctttattcattcattcatttgttcattcCTTCATTCCTTCCTTCCTTCNNNNNNNNNNNNNNNNNNNNNNNNNNNNNNNNNNNNNNNNNNNNNNNNNNNNNNNNNNNNNNNNNNNNNNNNNNNNNNNNNNNNNNNNNNNNNNNNNNNNNNNNNNNNNNNNNNNNNNNNNNNNNNNNNNNNNNNNNNNNNNNNNNNNNNNNNNNNNNNNNNNNNNNNNNNNNNNNNNNNNNNNNNNNNNNNNNNNNNNNNNNNNNNNNNNNNNNNNNNNNNNNNNNNNNNNNNNNNNNNNNNNNNNNNNNNNNNNNNNNNNNNNNNNNNNNNNNNNNNNNNNNNNNNNNNNNNNNNNNNNNNNNNNNNNNNNNNNNNNNNNNNNNNNNNNNNNNNNNNNNNNNNNNNNNNNNNNNNNNNNNNNNNNNNNNNNNNNNNNNNNNNNNNNNNNNNNNNNNNNNNNNNNNNNNNNNNNNNNNNNNNNNNNNNNNNNNNNNNNNNNNNNNNNNNNNNNNNNNNNNNNNNNNNNNNNNNNNNNNNNNNNNNNNNNNNNNNNNNNNNNNNNNNNNNNNNNNNNNNNNNNNNNNNNNNNNNNNNNNNNNNNNNNNNNNNNNNNNNNNNNNNNNNNNNNNNNNNNNNNNNNNNNNNNNNNNNNNNNNNNNNNNNNNNNNNNNNNNNNNNNNNNNNNNNNNNNNNNNNNNNNNNNNNNNNNNNNNNNNNNNNNNNNNNNNNNNNNNNNNNNNNNNNNNNNNNNNNNNNNNNNNNNNNNNNNNNNNNNNNNNNNNNNNNNNNNNNNNNNNNNNNNNNNNNNNNNNNNNNNNNNNNNNNNNNNNNNNNNNNNNNNNNNNNNNNNNNNNNNNNNNNNNNNNNNNNNNNNNNNNNNNNNNNNNNNNNNNNNNNNNNNNNNNNNNNNNNNNNNNNNNNNNNNNNNNNNNNNNNNNNNNNNNNNNNNNNNNNNNNNNNNNNNNNNNNNNNNNNNNNNNNNNNNNNNNNNNNNNNNNNNNNNNNNNNNNNNNNNNNNNNNNNNNNNNNNNNNNNNNNNNNNNNNNNNNNNNNNNNNNNNNNNNNNNNNNNNNNNNNNNNNNNNNNNNNNNNNNNNNNNNNNNNNNNNNNNNNNNNNNNNNNNNNNNNNNNNNNNNNNNNNNNNNNNNNNNNNNNNNNNNNNNNNNNNNNNNNNNNNNNNNNNNNNNNNNNNNNNNNNNNNNNNNNNNNNNNNNNNNNNNNNNNNNNNNNNNNNNNNNNNNNNNNNNNNNNNNNNNNNNNNNNNNNNNNNNNNNNNNNNNNNNNNNNNNNNNNNNNNNNNNNNNNNNNNNNNNNNNNNNNNNNNNNNNNNNNNNNNNNNNNNNNNNNNNNNNNNNNNNNNNNNNNNNNNNNNNNNNNNNNNNNNNNNNNNNNNNNNNNNNNNNNNNNNNNNNNNNNNNNNNNNNNNNNNNNNNNNNNNNNNNNNNNNNNNNNNNNNNNNNNNNNNNNNNNNNNNNNNNNNNNNNNNNNNNNNNNNNNNNNNNNNNNNNNNNNNNNNNNNNNNNNNNNNNNNNNNNNNNNNNNNNNNNNNNNNNNNNNNNNNNNNNNNNNNNNNNNNNNNNNNNNNNNNNNNNNNNNNNNNNNNNNNNNNNNNNNNNNNNNNNNNNNNNNNNNNNNNNNNNNNNNNNNNNNNNNNNNNNNNNNNNNNNNNNNNNNNNNNNNNNNNNNNNNNNNNNNNNNNNNNNNNNNNNNNNNNNNNNNNNNNNNNNNNNNNNNNNNNNNNNNNNNNNNNNNNNNNNNNNNNNNNNNNNNNNNNNNNNNNNNNNNNNNNNNNNNNNNNNNNNNNNNNNNNNNNNNNNNNNNNNNNNNNNNNNNNNNNNNNNNNNNNNNNNNNNNNNNNNNNNNNNNNNNNNNNNNNNNNNNNNNNNNNNNNNNNNNNNNNNNNNNNNNNNNNNNNNNNNNNNNNNNNNNNNNNNNNNNNNNNNNNNNNNNNNNNNNNNNNNNNNNNNNNNNNNNNNNNNNNNNNNNNNNNNNNNNNNNNNNNNNNNNNNNNNNNNNNNNNNNNNNNNNNNNNNNNNNNNNNNNNNNNNNNNNNNNNNNNNNNNNNNNNNNNNNNNNNNNNNNNNNNNNNNNNNNNNNNNNNNNNNNNNNNNNNNNNNNNNNNNNNNNNNNNNNNNNNNNNNNNNNNNNNNNNNNNNNNNNNNNNNNNNNNNNNNNNNNNNNNNNNNNNNNNNNNNNNNNNNNNNNNNNNNNNNNNNNNNNNNNNNNNNNNNNNNNNNNNNNNNNNNNNNNNNNNNNNNNNNNNNNNNNNNNNNNNNNNNNNNNNNNNNNNNNNNNNNNNNNNNNNNNNNNNNNNNNNNNNNNNNNNNNNNNNNNNNNNNNNNNNNNNNNNNNNNNNNNNNNNNNNNNNNNNNNNNNNNNNNNNNNNNNNNNNNNNNNNNNNNNNNNNNNNNNNNNNNNNNNNNNNNNNNNNNNNNNNNNNNNNNNNNNNNNNNNNNNNNNNNNNNNNNNNNNNNNNNNNNNNNNNNNNNNNNNNNNNNNNNNNNNNNNNNNNNNNNNNNNNNNNNNNNNNNNNNNNNNNNNNNNNNNNNNNNNNNNNNNNNNNNNNNNNNNNNNNNNNNNNNNNNNNNNNNNNNNNNNNNNNNNNNNNNNNNNNNNNNNNNNNNNNNNNNNNNNNNNNNNNNNNNNNNNNNNNNNNNN includes the following:
- the LOC108229366 gene encoding zinc finger protein 239-like; protein product: MDQEEAEPPHIRNIQVEFWSRQEVERFLLKNDSGSFLVPQSRCEDSSGLWEKSRVQFQEETAGQRGPVQKNVHAADPSQRRDAEEDPVLINQQLWDWDRKSSLDQTDREEPEPPQIKEEEEEVCSSQDEEQLLLKQEAEILTVTVNYEESDSSGSEPTSTGLFSASSPLKEEPEETKPYVCNTCGKVFLELSLLNFHQNTHGAERPFSCGTCLKGFRRRDSLMRHMITHTGERPYSCQICGDRFGLNSHLLRHMRTHTGEKPFSCNICHKSFSQSNSVTDHMRTHTGEKPYGCGECGKRFVQRGALTVHMRTHTGEKPYSCNLCGKSFRSSTSLLHHIRTHTGEKPYSCKMCGKRFSQNSNLMTHMRSAHRPDVLDPEGVSPPAPL